The following coding sequences are from one Octopus sinensis unplaced genomic scaffold, ASM634580v1 Contig18747, whole genome shotgun sequence window:
- the LOC115231650 gene encoding uncharacterized protein LOC115231650: MSKHRRDKISLNSIAIKSDRIFIHSGTLSVYNSKQIAFILAHELAHIVLSHPVVAGHDVRDVRGLFDSMEDPIPEYLSSHPSSITRGDNIEKAIPKVFKSLFI; this comes from the exons ATGTCTAAGCATAGAAGAGATAAAATTTCTTTGAATTCCATTGCTATCAAG TCCGATCGAATATTCATCCACAGCGGAACTCTGTCAGTTTATAATTCGAAGCAAATCGCCTTCATTTTAGCCCACGAATTGGCACATATTGTACTCTCTCATCCGGTTGTT GCAGGACATGATGTACGTGATGTAAGAGGGCTGTTTGATTCGATGGAGGATCCCATTCCTGAATATCTCTCTTCCCACCCGTCTTCCATTACGAGAGGGGACAACATTGAAAAAGCTATTCCAAAGGTGTTTAAGAGTTTGTTTATTTAG